TGATCCCTCCACTCACATCATTTAGAGGTAAATATAACCTCTAAGAtgcattaaaaataacaatgcggggatgcagcatgtttgtttacaatttCAGGTGCTTTATTTTCATGTATTCTCTTTGGATTTGTTGAATTCAGTACACAGCGAACCCTGAGGAAAGGGGAGATCTTTGGCACAGTCCCTCCCCAGGTTGGCATCTTCAGCTGGCTTTGTGTTTGGTCTGTCCTTGGGGGTGGACCATGGAGCAAGATTAGTGGATTAGCAAGGTCGGTTGAGCCTAAAGTCAGAGTTAGAAAGATCACAAAGCTGGCTCTCTGTTAACCTTGCTGCATTGCCACAGTAACTTATGGTACATGGTTTGGGAATGATCATTTATTGCCTTTTTTGCCCAAATGCAAATGGTTGTGTGATTATAATCCTCCTCCTTATGGTGTTGCAGAGCTGTCATCTCTCTAAGTAGTTAGTTGATGTCTTACTGTTGGAGACAAAATGAGGAATTCCTGTTTGTAGTCTGCACACTTTAATTGTATGTGAAGTATTTTTGTACTAAAGCTACACACTCTGACTAAAATCTGTAAGATTCTCCTCATTTTTCATGCACAGAGCGTGTGGtctctgtgtttacagtgtatGGGTGGTAGTCTGCAGCCTCACCTGCCTGCAGTGTAGCTTCCAGCTTTCACTGCAGAGATCTTTCTGCTCGGCACCCAGCAGCACATCTCAGTGGACCAAACCCAGACTCACGCAGCAACATCCAAATATTGTACTTTATGTGGTTCGTACAGCCAGCGCAGTCTGACTAGATTAGTACTATATTATTTGCATCTCTCATTGGCTTCATGACAGATgagattaacaaaaaaaaagtgacgaGACAGTAGCCAACAAGTAATTAGCAGACTACTGATAAATCGTAGCAGTTAGGCTCCGTTCACACTAGGCTCCGAGCgacactggagaaaaaaaacgcatgacatATGCGCACACatggtcctaccacggcctcaacgaactctgtatattatgaggcgccacctagcggttcggaggacaacaaacaagccgggttaagccggattgagtgcggacacacgTGTgtaatagccagatttgaaaatggGTCTGAATGTATCTAGCtttggattgactttctccagtgtgaatggggccttagTGAGCTACTGAATGAGTTTGGCCAAATAATTCTCATGTCTTGCTCTGGATATGTAATTAACTCGCTAGTCACTAGCATCCCGAGGCTAGCAACAAAAGGCTAGTCATTTAAGGGGCAGTTTGTAAGATAAAGTCCCAACTTGAACTAAGGCTGGTATATGAATTAATAACTTGATGTTATGCCCTACAGCCAGTCTTCActaggaaaatgtaacatgaggtcgatatttcagaCCTCGAAAATGGAACCTATGATGTACATTGTTcattatattatacatttaGATAATACTGTAATAAACTGAGGTATAAGCAGAAGTGTTGAGTCtgtatttttgcagcttttCATACATAGAAAGAACATATTTATTGAGTTTTCCTAGTGAGTTCTCCATCAGCAGGTGTTCCTTTAAGATTAAACTTTTCAAGTTTCTCCGCTCATGCATTAAGTTCATATTGCAGACCAGACTCGCCGTGTGCATTCACAGGTTGGACTCTGCTGcactggcagtgtgtgtgtgtgtgtgtgtgtgtgtgtatcacccAAGCACCTTTCCTACTTACAAGAAACATCTGTCTCTGCATCTTTGATCGCTTTGAAAACTTGGTGATTGTAACTAGCTAAACATAAATCACTGTATCCGTTTTCTCCGTCAGCAGGTGTTCTTTTGTGATTAGACCGTCTGTGCGGTTTCAGCTTCCCCACCTGCATTAAATTAAACACCAGTCCAGCCCACACACAGGTTTAACTTTGCACCCCTGCACATTGTGTGCGTCTCTGTCAGGCAAACACACTTAGGTTTACACAAGCATTGTGCTGTATATAATACGGAGCTGCAAAGCAGGAAGTGGAGCATAGCAGCAGGATTTCAGCTGAAAGCCGAGGCATCAGACCATATGAGCTGCTGATAGAAGGAAGAAATATGGATTTTCACCAAAGAAGGGTTACACTGTCTGTACActcacacagcttcacagcaTCACTATTTGCTCCATCAAATAAGCATGAACCATATTGAGAGTGTTCATTGATTTAATTAGCTATGAATACGTTCTTCGTACTTACTACTTTATTCTAGCTTTGGATTGTTATGGTGAGAGTTCAGGTGGACCCAAACGCACTCAAACAAACAGGATGAAAAAACCCACAAGAGCAACACATAGACACAACTGGTAGGAAAACAGCACAGACAGGACAGTATGGACTGACAAGGACAagacacaatcagggcggggcacTTAATAGAACACatgaggaagtaaaacacaaggatatacacaaggaaaacaaggactttcaaaataaaacaggaaacataacCAAAACCCAGGAAAGAGACAATTACACTAAAATACCCAAGAAAACCAAGGATTTAAATGAGACAAAACCAACTGAACAAGTGATCATGACATggataaaaagtaaaaaacacagcaggagtcTCAGATTTATAGTTATTTCAGCTGATCTGGgaagagtttttattttatttacatgtatacaTTCAGATTTAATGCTTTTAGCACTAACAATTAGTGAAATTTAATATACTATAAAGGCAATTATACATAGAACTTGGAGCAACATGTATTATTTCCTACACATCTAAACAcccaggaactgcagttctgtgagtggccacttgaggcaggcCCCATAAACTGACCCCAAAATTGAGTCTATCCCCATtgacctctatgttaaaatgtccaaaccAGAAACTCTATATAAAGATGGACTACTTGACATAACATCTTCATAAGTCAGGCCCAAACATCGTGGTTGcctcctggtggctggctgcagtatggGTCATaagctctgcctcctccatgtttgtggATGCTAATCAGACCCAACTAAAAACTgaaataattttttgaaaatgcaGATGCAGAGaccaaaaaaaagtcacaaaaaaggAAGCATAAAGGCGCTGACACTCAACTGTTTGCTTTAGTACAGGAGCTGGAGAAGTGTGTTTGTAGTCCTAAGCGCCTGAGGTGAAGCAATAGGAGTATGGCGTCCCATCCTCGGGAacacactgtacatgtcttcTGGTAAATAGTGTAGCCTGCTGCTCTCTTCTCTCAGGTTTCTCATCCAGGGAAGTGTGGGGTGGACCTCTGCCTGTCGCAGCTGATGTCAACATTCAGGCTGgctgaaaaaagaaagatagaaagaaagaagagtggTCATTATTGGCTTCAAGCCCCGCCTCCTCTCAGCACATCATGATAGGAAATCAATCAAAGCTAATCAGGatgttttctgcatgttttctgtTGTGGATCATCTTCATGTGAAACAGTTTTCATGCGTTTCATCTTCAGGTCATGTCCCTCACAAGTTTCCCAGTTTTCCAGTTTGGTAGAATCTGTGATCATTGATTAATACTCACCAGTTGTTGTAgcacatgtgctgctgtgtgcatgtttagGCTTCATCACAGTGCTGTATATATTTTCGTCTCTCTTGGATTTAGTTCGTTGGTGTGAGTGAGCGATCAGCTGGGCGATCTGTCTCGCCATGATGGTTTTTTCTGGAACAGGTGGTGGTATTTTCTTCaccctcttctccttctcctcctcctgtggagTCCCCTCGCTGAAGACGTCATCCATTTCATCTGAAAGCTTTATCGGACGGAGGCGCAAATTGCAGAGCTCCTCCAGTGTCAGCGCGGCTGAGGAGTCAGAATGGTGACGGCGGAAAGGTTTGGGTTTGAGGGGAGGTTTGGTTTTAGGGGAAAGCTCGGGGGTGCTGAGAGCAGGGATGACGGGCAGGGGAATCTGCAGAGACAACCTCTTGGCACGACTTTGGGAGGGGTTGTGCATCGAAATAGGATGCAGCTTCCAACCTAGAGGGTCGGGGCCTGTGATGACAGATGTCTGAACAGGAGaagatgaggagcaggaggaagaggaagaggaggaggaggaagacctCGGTGAGTTAAGGATCCCGATGGCGGGGCAGGAGTAGCGTTTGGATGAAGGATGTGATGAAGTGTGTGGGCGAAGGAGGGATACACCACGATGAGGAGGCTCCGGctccttcttgttcttcttcacagcGATGCCAGAGGAGGCCCCGAATGACCCGTGCCGCTGATGAACGTGAGGGGTcacaggagagagggaaagcGTGGACAGAGGGCGCTGCCTGGGCTCCTGGCGATGTGGTCTGAGGTGACACTTACTACTCATCTGAGCAGCACAGGCTGGGCCAGCAGGGCTGCATGTATTCATCTTGGTTGATGGTGTGAGAGAATGACACTGTGGAGGAAAACAGAGGGACGAGGGtgaaaagaggaagagcagacGCCCATTTCAACTTCTCACATAAAGTTCCACATGTTGCACAAATGGCACCTTTTCACCTAACGGCTCGTAGCTGCTAAgtcaacacaaaaaacaagaaaaaaacacacattttctacATCTAAGCATTAAGTACATCACTACTGTTTAGGACTCATGAATTTTACtcattgtgagtgtgtgttgccTCCACACGTGTCACAAAATACTACCCGAATCTGACTTTTGTGTCCAAAACATGCTATAAAACATCAAATGTAAAGTTGTTGTTTAcctgcagtgttgttgtgttcCAGTCCGGACTGATGCCTTTCGATCATCTGTGTCTTAATAtcgctctctgtgtgttttaccctCCCAAATCTGCCCACAACTTCCCCAAAAACTAACGCCCAGAAAACCACAGAGtcctcatttcacacacacaccctctctcgctcacacacacacacacacacacacaaagacaaaacagctGTTTTCATAATGATGTGGAGTAAGAGCAGTTTGTGAAAGACAAAACTAAACTGGCAGTTTATGTACAACTCCTATGTTCATGACCTCAAAGGGTCAATCTATTATTCCACCACCGTTGATGAATATTTCACAGCCTCTTCACTGCttttcactgacacacaaataAAATCCCCTCCAcagagtcactgtgtgtgttcgaTTGGGGGCAGTGTTGCCGCTTTGTGTTTTGAAATGCCTGTGATGGAGTGCTCCCCTATTCACTGATAAACGGTCTCAACAATTACGGCCATTTGTTTTCAGGCGTATCATAATTAAGCGCTCTCTGCTTCACACACTCGGCTGCAGCTGCAAGCAGGCACCACAATAAAGGTGGATGTCAGTGTCGCATCTTTGGTCCAGTTTTCATAGATTTGTGCTagcatgtgtttatttgtggttATGAGTGAAACATTGTTGTGTTAAGTCTCATGATTATTCTTATTTTGCATCAACCTTTACATGAGCTCAAAACACAGGTAGCTTAGGATGATTAAGATTAATGTATGGGAAAACATATAATATTAGCAATAATGCAAAATATAAAAGCTAGCTCGCTGATGCTTACAAAAATACACCATCATTCTGTGACTGTACTTTGTGTTAGCACGCTGACATGCTAATACCTTAACATTAAATGCACTTGttatgttagcatgctgacTTTAGCAGTTTGTGTTATATAGGTGCTAGCATGAAGGTTGCATTAATAAGAGACATAAATATGTTGAATTCAGGATTTAGCACCCACTCTGGTGACAAATCCACATCATCAGTCTTATCTGAACTGTAAAGGTTAAAGTGGACTGCTTATCTACTTAAGAGACCCACAAGATTCAGGAAGCAATATGCAAATGAGAACATGGTTATCTGGTGACTTCTAGAGTTGATCACACTCTctgaaaactaaaaataaacatcCTTCAAAGTGATCACATGACTTCATCTTTATGTGGTTAATAGGCTGCCTTTGTGCGTGGTGGTGATGCGGCACCCAAACCTGCACCAAGGCCATAAATCTGACTACGTTGTCACAAGCGATCACATGCACACTAACCCCTACACGTGTCCTCCTCCCATGCCTCCATGTACTGTACCGTCGCTGTCGACAGCGAGCCCTTTTGAAGTTTGATCACTTTCAGCTCAGAAGCTGTGTTCCTTCCCTCACCGCTTCCCCCGTAATCCGTCCACGCGCTGCTGAGATCTTTCAAGGCTGTGTGAGTAATTGGCAGGTTCACATGTTGTTGGGAATCGGGGCTGCTAGGTGAGGGCTCAGTGCATTAATCTCAGCGTAATGAAGTGATGTAAACCTCACAGGATACTGTAAACCTGCAACATGAACAGGAGGGATTACGTCTGATCTGAGCAGGCTTTGTGTGATGATGGAAGCACACTGTACGCTGTGGGAGAGAGATCTGACCTTgcatccaaaaaaaacaaatcaaacatatCCTTCTTTGCTCTCTGCTGGTCAGAAGACAGTCGATGTGTGCTTATAGAAGCTGGAAATGTTAGCAGCACCTCTTTGCCCAGCTGGCTGTGTCTACTTATGGTACATTTCTTTTGTATAGCACATCACTGGTAACACCCTTGCTGCGaatgtttcagttctgttttcaCTTCTATAAaactgctacaaaaaaaaaaaatctatgttCTTTGAATGGAAACAACATGAGATCCAGCCCAGGGAAACACagcagtcagaaaaaaaaaaaaaaacatctaaaagtTTTCGTTTGAGCGCAGAACGGGGCTCAGCCGAGGCGTGCGGTTTGGCTCTGGAAACACCTGACCTGGCCTAATGTTGTCAGGCATCAGATGATGAAATATTTTAAGAAACTCGGCAGACTTTTTAAGGAAAGATTCAAGGGTGTGAGTACAAAAGCAAGAGCGTGAGAGTTTAGAGCAAACATCCTCATAAATGAATGCCGTGTTTAATTCATATCTCCCAGACACACGTTCATGCTTTTATTTCCAGAATGGAACAAATGGACGTATGTCACAAGATCTCGTGATATAAGACAAGTCCACATAAGGAGGTTGTTGGATGTTTAACCCTGCAGTGGACCTTCCCTCAGGTGTTTAGGGTCCCGTCCCTTCATGTTCATAAATGATTTGGCATTTAACACTAATGG
This window of the Parambassis ranga chromosome 6, fParRan2.1, whole genome shotgun sequence genome carries:
- the LOC114437430 gene encoding uncharacterized protein LOC114437430; its protein translation is MNTCSPAGPACAAQMSSKCHLRPHRQEPRQRPLSTLSLSPVTPHVHQRHGSFGASSGIAVKKNKKEPEPPHRGVSLLRPHTSSHPSSKRYSCPAIGILNSPRSSSSSSSSSSCSSSSPVQTSVITGPDPLGWKLHPISMHNPSQSRAKRLSLQIPLPVIPALSTPELSPKTKPPLKPKPFRRHHSDSSAALTLEELCNLRLRPIKLSDEMDDVFSEGTPQEEEKEKRVKKIPPPVPEKTIMARQIAQLIAHSHQRTKSKRDENIYSTVMKPKHAHSSTCATTTASLNVDISCDRQRSTPHFPG